Part of the Salmo salar chromosome ssa10, Ssal_v3.1, whole genome shotgun sequence genome is shown below.
actgtttgaatgatgtctgtgagtataacagaactgatttggcaggcgaatcccagagcacaatccatccagggaaaaaaTGTTTTgaggtcaatctgttttccattagGTTTCTATTGCAAGCCCgttttaatagaaatatgcttgcagttccCACGGCTTCCaccagatgtcaacagtctttagaaattggttgatgtttttcctttgagtaatgaagaagtCACCCTTTCCTTTCTGAGGCTCGAGCCAGGTGGACTGTTTCGTTTGGGGCGCATGACCTGAAACTCACTCCACTTTCATTTTATCCACTATTGAACACGGTATagtccgtcttaaattttagcgattatttacgttttaaaatacctaaagttggattagaaaagttgtttgaaatgtttggaacaagtttacaggtaacttattagatattttgtagtcatgttgagGGAGTTGGAACCGGTCTTTTTCTGAAACAAACACGCTAAATAAATGGATATTTTGGGGATATAAGGATAAAAGGACcgtttgtgatgtttatgggacatttaggagtgccaacagaagatcttcaaaggtaaggcatgaattatatcgttatttctgagttttgtgtcacgcctggcgggttgaaatagGATTGTCATGTGTTTATatgtggggtgctgtcctcagatggtttgctttcgccgtaaagcctttttgaaatctgacacgttggctggattaacaacaagtgtaGCTTTAATTTGAAGTATTGCatgtgtgatttcatgaaagtttaatatttagtaatttcatttgaatttggcgccctgcacgttcactggatgttggtcagGTGGGACATTAGTGTCCcatctagcctagagaggttaaaggtcttaGTCACATTGGCAATGGAGGGAGcgcgatcacacagtcgtccagaacagctggtgctctcatgcattgttcagtgttgcttgcctcaaattGAACACAGAAGGCATTtaactcatctggtaggcttacgtcactgggcagctcaaggctgggtttctctttgtaatctgtgatagtttgcaagccctgctatagccgacgagcgtcagagccggtgtagtagggtTGAATCTCAGTCCTGTACTGACGCTTTACCTGTTTGATTGTTGGGCCAAGGAGGAGGCCTTTGGCAAAGGCTCACATAGTCTGGTAAACAGAACACATTGTCAATTGCTTCTTGCTTCAGGGATATCAAAAGGATCACACTGTCTGAAGGGATGATGGGTACTGAGAGGTGTAGGGCAACCCAGCCCCCGAAGTCTTTCATCAATACTCTATGCAAAAGGATTTATTGTCTAATAAGGAATTCAGCATTCTCTGTGTTGATATCTCAAACCCCTATCTGTCTCACTTCTGAGAAGCAGTAATACTATTGGTCAACAACTCAAATAATTCAGATGTTATGAAGGGTCTTAGATTCATTGtccctttttttttttgctaCTGACCTGTGCTGGTGAGATAGAAAGAGCGAgggtgtttctttctctctctctcatgatccAGTTGTCATGGCACAAGCCATGGTCTCTCTGATCATGCCTAGAATAATGCCTTGTAATGTCAATATTGCCTTCTAACTTAAGATTTACGCCTTGTATGTTAATCCATTCATTTCGCAACGTAATTAAATACTTGCCTTTTGATATAGATAATTCTCCTACCTTTCttttttattaaaaacaaaaaaatgtgttttaagtGAGAATAGGCATTTGTCTGAAGTcgaaaaataaattaaattcaCATGAGCACAACAATGCTTATTCCACCCATaatctaccaaggttttccagcacacagctttgacctattACAGTAGCTTTGTTGGTAATGTACTTCAGACTatgtgtaggcaggttgcttaggattcaaaccttctcaaacagcctcATTCATACTCAACTATATATTGACATTTGAAGTCAGCAGGGTAACTCATCTCTTTATCTTGAGGCACACTACTAACATAATGTGTTTCTATTATTTTTTGTGTCCAAAATGCAGAAGTGAAATGTAATTTATCATTACCACCAACAAGAGGAACCAGTTACACACCTGCTGGCAGAAATCTGTTCTTGCCTGATGAAAGGCTGACGGTGACCTGTACCTCAGGATTCTGGAACTTTTTCTCACGTCGGACTGAAGATATAATAACATGCAAAGAGGACGGAGAGTGGTCATCTTCTACAGATTGTGAACGTATGTTCATACTGGAGAGTATATTGTAGTATGATATATTGAGAGTGTATTGGGATATACACAGGTGAATCGCTATATATTACTGTACAGGTTTGATTCATGCTGACACTAAACATCTCTATCATTGTAGTGACAACATGTGGTGATCCACGTGACCCTCTTGTGAGTTCTCCCTACCGCTGGCAGCGGGGTCAATTGGGAGGAACTCagcattacagctgtagaaccgGATTTAAAACCACAAATGCCCGGGGTGTTGCCACATGCACAAGTGATGGCTCCTGGACTCCAGACCCACTCTGTGAAGGTGCAGTTTATTAAAGGAAGCCATCTTTGAATATCACTGTGGTTTGATTACCTTGTGCTCCGATGTTAGTTTGGACTGCATCAGAATTACATTGTTTGTCTTTCAGAGATAACATGTGACAAGCCAGATATCCTAAATGCTGTGATTAAAGACCCTAAAACGAGATACAAAATCAATGATCCGCTCACTTATGAGTGTAAGATGAATTATGAACTATTGCACAGTACTGCCAGACCTACTGCTACCTGTACAACAAATGGCTGGACCCAGACACATGGCTGTAAAGGTAGGATGACATTTCAATTTCAATCATCTAAAACTCTGAGGATGTGAGTGAAGACACTGATCCAGAGGGTTTAAGGCTACTGGAAAGATCAAGCATCAGATTTTAGCCTATTGTTTTATTCCCTATTTGATGATTTGGTGTGGAATTGGTAATGGCATGAACGTTCACTCACTTTGCTCTGATTTGGTTTTCCAGATATTGCTCTGTTCAGTGCTTTTACCAAACTGACAGCTTGGCCAAAATGTCATGATATGGTAATGCTTTATAGAACAGGTCCTCTAAGTGCGCTGTTAACTGAACGATGTGTCAAAATGCGTTCTGTAATGTTTCATGCCATTGTTTCCCCCACAAATAAAGGGGGTATGCATCATATTGACGGTATAAGgaggtatagacaggtgtgtcactgtgtgttacTGTACTGGTAAGATTCATGCTAACACTAAACATCTCTATCATTGTAGTGATAACATGTGGTGAACCACGTGACCCTCTTGTGAGTTCTCCCTACCGCTGGCAGCGGGGTCAATTGGGAGGAACTCAGCGTTACAGCTGTAGAACCGGATTTAAAACCATGAATGTGTCACATTGTGTTCTATAATGTTTCATGTCCTTGTTTCCCCCAGAAATAGAGGGAGCATGTATCAACCCACCTGTGATGAATGGATTCATAGTTCAGTCAAATGAGAGGAATGTTGATCCCAGGAAAAGGAAGATATACTATTCCTGCAATGTAGGGTTCAAACCCTCTACCGGGGGTTGGTGGGGTGAAGCCACATGTACTGAGGGAACATGGTCTGGAATATTAGAGTGTATTGGTAAGAAAACAGATCCTCTAGATATTACCTCTTTACAAAGTAGATCAAGAACAGTAAAATGCATTTCCTTCGCTAGATTGGTCTGAAACTCAATCTCAATATTCTTTCTCTCTAGATCAATCACAATGTGGCAGAATCCCTGTCATTCCCAACACAAAAAAGGTACCTCACAGTGAAGTCTATAACAATAAACAAACTGTTACAATTGATTGCAAAGATGGATACACATCTGAAAAGATGACTATAAAATGTAAGGATGGAGAATGGCAAACACCGTTACCAGCTTGTAAACGTGAGTAGTTGTTAATAGTTTAGTGCATTTGAAAAAATCACTTGATTTTAATTGTATGCAGTGGCCAGTCATCCTTCAATGTATGTTTACTATATGTTTGAATAGTTTGGAGAAAAGGCCCCAGAAGCCCATATGATATTATGTAATTACATAGGTAGTAGttctgtgtatgtactgtgtgtatgtttTCTACACAATCTTTCATCAATATTTTCTTCTCTTGAAGCGCAAGGCGTTCCATGTGATCCTCCACCTAAAGTTGAAAATGCAATTGTTAAAATCCCCTatcaaaataaatatatagagggatttgaAGTGAATTATGAATGTCGCAAGTCCTTTTGAAATAGAGGGACTTAAAAAAACTTACTTGCGAAAATGGGAGTTGGACAACTTCACCACCAACATGCAAACGTAAGTATTGATAACTGTTTGAAACTGATGCAGTAATTCAGTTTAGAGTTACTCTGCTATGAACATCACCTATTCAAACAGGAAAAAAATGATATTTAAATGTTCATTGAGATGAAAAATTCTGTATCACATAACACCATTATTCTCCTCTCATACAATCAGGGATACTTGTTTAGGCATTGCTTGGTTTTACAGAAAATTCCATCTCTGATTTATAGTTTCTCAATATGTCTCCAATGTGTCCACTTTGAGATAGTTGCTGTTGTTTTTTGCTATAATGCAATATAGTGTAGTTTTCCTAGATATGATCATGGATGAGTTTCAGTGCATATTTACAGTATATATCACAAATTGCCCCAGTTACATTCACTGAATATGGTGTACATTGGCCCTTGACTATGGTTCTATCCATACAGTCATTCTCTGCCACTTTTGTGTCTCTGATTGTAATTTGATAATTCAAACATGCTCTGCTTCACCTGCAGAGTACTGTGGTAAGACTGAGGGCACAGGGAGGAGAATGGAGATTCCTGAGCAAGGGCTAGAGAGATACGAGAATGGGAACCAAATAGACTATAAGTGCATCAGCCCATACAAAGGCCCTGGAGGAAAAGCAACTTGCAAGAATGGAGAATGGCACATGCCAATTGAGTGTAAAGGTAAGTCTTAAGTCTATGGTACTGTATTATCATGGTACTGTATTTTTTCATGGTACTGTATAATCTTGACAATGTATTATCATGGTATTGTATTATCATGATAGTGTATCATGGTACTGTATTATCATGGTACTGTATTATAATGGTATTCTATTATCATGGTACTGTATTATCATAGTATTGTATTTTCATGATAGTGTATTATGGTGCTGTATTATCATAGTATTGTATTATCATGGTATTGTATTATCATGGTCCTGTATTATCATGGTACTGTATAATCTTGACAATGTATTATCATGGTACTGTATTTTCACGGTCCTCTTATCATGGTGCTGTATTAACATGGCACTATCATGATTATGCTACTGTATTTTCATGGTATTGTATTATCATGGTATTGCAACATGGTACTGTATTAACATGGCACTATCATGATTATCCTACTGTATTACCATGGGATTGTATTATCCTGTAATGtatcattgtaatgtattttCATGGTATTGTATTATCCTGGTACTGTATCATGATTTCTATCTATTCCCTGTTTAATCTAGCAAGCTGTCCTGATCCCCCTCCTATGAGTAATGGAGATTTGCTTTACTTCTTGCCTCTGGTGATCTCAGCTTACTGGACGTGATAGCAACTGTCTTGTTGGACGAACATGTAAATGAATAACCCCTGTCAATAGTTTGCTCCAATTATTTTCAGATTGGTGTTTCATGATTGTCCAACATTAAATAAAGTGTCTCTGGTTCTAATTTACTCATCTACTCTTTAGTTCATCTGGGAATATTATCATCAAGTATTTTGTTACGATATTGAAGCAGCCAGACAATATCTATTAAAATGTTCCCGTAGTGTTCCTACTACATCACAGTCACTGAGTGAGTCCTGAACATTAAGTCAGGAATATTGTTCTTCAATTCTTATACGCAAGAAAACTTTGAATGTAATGTTATGAATGTTTTGTTGAGATGGTAGGCTAATTTTCAGCAAACCTTGGCATGCTCCCAAGGTGTAGCAATTGATTTTGGCCCTCCCGTGTTGCTTCTGGAAAACATGCCTTCATGGGAAATTGTGATATTGGCTTGCTGGAACAAACATACTGAAGGCCATGTCAATAGACAGTTAACCAAATGTATATAAGGCTTATGGAAGTACAGTATTTGTTGTTCAACATGTTTTGTTTCAATAATGACCATATAAATGTTTTAATGGAGCCTATCAGCATTCAAACTAACTGTAGCCCCCAATGTCTTTCTAGCTCTAAACTATCCTCAACCACATGCTTTAACCTCACTGGTAGATGTGGCTAGCTCTAAACTATCCTCAGCCACATGCTTTAACCTCACTGGTAGATGAGGCTAGCTCTAAACTATCCTCAGCCACATGCTTTAACCTCACTGGTAGATGAGGCTAGCTCTAAACTATCCTCAGCCACATGCTTTAACCTCACTGGCAGATGAGGCTAGCTCTAAACTATCCTCAGCCACATGCTTTAACCTCATTGGTAGATGAGGCTAGCTCTAAACTATCCTCAGCCACATGCTTTAACCTCACTGGTAGATGAGGCTAGCTCTAAATATACAGGGTGCAGAGAATATTGTAGATACAGGATGTCTTTATTATGTAGTTGAACAATATTTCATCACTAGTGGAAGAGcaagtatagtatattatagtatagtataatatagtgtcAGGATTCACCTAGCGGTCATGATTTGGGCCGtacaaatgtttgatgtattagaataattgattatgcgtatgttatattaatagaaggggaggggttataagaccccctaacatatttgcaaaagggttttctaatgatcaattagccttttaaaatgataaacttggataagctaaaacaacgtgccattggaacacaggagtgatgtttgctgataatgggcctctgtacgcctatgtagatattccataaaacaaattctgccgtttccagctacaatagtcatttacaacattaacaatgtctacactgtatttctgatcaatttgatgttattttaatggaccaaacattttctttcaagaacatggacatttctaagtgaccccaaacatttgaacagtagtgtatgttaCCGCACACTGTAAAAACGAATTGCCTAACTCATTAAAGAAATTGAGTAGTGGCTACTCAAACATCTCCAACGGTCAGTAGAACTCAAATCATAAAAGTTGTACTAACTCAGATGTCAATAAGATCTCTTATCACTTAATGTTTTTGAGTATTGTTTACAAATATTAGGTTAATGAGTAAATGTAACTTTATTATTTGTGTTCTGCTACTCTGAAGTTGAGTTTTTGCAAGTTATGATGATTTAATATTTTAAAGTCAATCTAACATTTCTTAAATAAGATGTTCTTGATTCTATTATGTTTTACATCTTTACTTAATTTCTGACTACTACTTTATTATCTTAATATTTGAGTAAAAATCACAGATTTATCTACTGTATCTGTGTTGTGCTGATATAGAACGGGTATTTAAACACTTTGGACTTTATGATACTTTTACACAATGTTTTATGCATGTTTGAagaaagaaaaatatatttttgtaaaaaatagTATTAAGCAGGTTGCTATAATGTGTAATTGATCAGGATGTCAGTACAGGATATCAAAAACATCTGGCAAATTGACGTTCAATAATGAGACAAGCCATTCCAACCATCAACAAGGTCGTGTGCACCACTCTTAATGACAGAGGTTAATGCAGCTTCCTGTAATATTCACAGCTCTACATCCAGTTTCTGCTAGAGAAATGAGAACTGttctcaacaatgactggttacatctctacctccagttactgtTAGAGGAATGAGAACTGttctcaacaatgactggttacatctctacctccagttactgtTAGAGAAATGAGAACTGttctcaacaatgactggttacatctctacctccagttactgtTAGAGGAATGAGAACTGTTCTCAACAATGGCTGGTTACATctctacctccagttactgtTAGAGGAATGAGAACTGTTAAAGGAATGAGTTCTACAaccaattccttcgatctcatggcttggttttttacCTGACGTGCACTATCTTTTTGAGACGCAGTTGGTAAACGTTTGATGGTGGAACAGCCATTTCCCCCCTGTGAAGGTAAACATTTCACTTTAGCCAAAACTAAGCAAATCACTTTATCGCCAACAATATGTACCTTTAGACGTTACATCAGGTGTGCAAATGTTCTATTCAGCAATTTAGTGATTTTAGACGTGACTTGTGAAACTGCAGAGAGGATTAATAATGTGAATGTGATAGGAGTTCTCCAAAACAACAGCACCATGAAGTATAGACACAGGCTACAGTTTGAGTGCAGCAACCCAGACACGTTCTGAAGGGGGTCGTAAAGCTTCAGCTTACATGAAGAGATGGGCTCTGGCTTGTTGGACAAACATGTCAATGGATATAACCCCCGTCAATAGTTTGCTCAAACTATTTTTTCTGGGGCTTGCATAAACTAAGGAACATTGATATCACAGGAGTTGTTTTTCATGTCAGTCCGAACTTCAATAAAGTACCTCTGGTTTTGAATACTCAATTATTTTGTCTGTTATTAGGGGAACAGTATTATACTAGACATGGTCAGAAACAACAACGGTGGGGATAAAGCATCTCATGGCAGGAAGTGGTCACAGCACAAGGCTCTTTCAggtgacatcagatgttttatttACAGCAGTAGGCAGTCAAAGTAAATATTTACAGAATGGATTCAAGAATCGCTCCGGTATATTTTCTGTTTGGCATGTGCAAATTAGATCTAAATCACGTCTTTCTATAACCAgatgcttcacacacacacctatctagACAGTTAAAACGCCACGTTACTCACCCATTGTCAGGAGACTTCTAGTGTTTTTCTCCCACAGAGGTTTTTAGATCATTAACATGGGATAATAGTAATAGGTCTACATGTTCTTTAATTCACCCTTATTCAATCCATTAACCTACAGCCTAAATGCTTCCACCGTGTGGCCACCAACCATCAGTGTATACACCTTGCATCATGTCTTCTTATTGAATCAAATGTTATCAAAGACAACTCATGGAGCTTTTTCTAGATAGAATCAAAACATTAACAACGGTTCATGAAGTTATAGGCTATACAACACCCTGCAATGTGATCTTTCTCCGTAGTGGTGAGTTGTGTCCCCGAGGCTGCAGATGGACGGGTGGTTGTGAGCGGTCTGCcagatgatgatggtgttatacAGTACGGTCATGAGCTCAGGTTCAGCTGCCCCAACCCAGCACACCAACTGAAGGGAAACCCACAGGTAGTGTGTGCCGCGGGGGGGATGTGGAACAGCCGTTTCCCCATCTGTGAAGGTAAACATTTAAGGTCAGCAAAAACAAAGCAAATCACTTTACGGACAACAACACATTACTTCAGGTGtgcaaatgttctacagctgcaccattgagagcatcctgaccggatgcatcaccgcctggtatggcagctgctcggcatctgaccataaggcactacatagggtagtgcgtacggcccaggacATCaatggggccaaacttcctgccatccaggacatatatactaggcggtgtcagaggaaggcccaaaaaattgtcaaagactccagtcacccaagtcatatacTGTCCTCTCAAGCCGGCAAGCAGTACTGgatcgccaagtctaggtccaaaaggctccttaacagcttctacccctaagcctgctgtacaattaataaaatggccaccaggactatttacattgacagcccCCCATCCCCCTACCCCTTTgtctttacactgctgctacttgctgttatTATCTttgcagtcactttacccctgcctacatgtactaatgacctcgactaacctgtaccaccgcacattgacttgcTACTGTAGCCTCggtattattttattgtgttactatttattttgtttatttagtaaacattttcttaactctatttcttgaactgcattgttggttaaggggcttgtaagtaagtatttcacagtaaggtctacagctgtggtattcggcgcatgtgacaaattacatttgatttgatctattcCGCAATTTAGtgatttttctctctttttcccccaGAGTCTTTTCTCTCTTCACAGAGTCTTGTGAAGCTGCAGAGAGGATTAATAATGTGAATGTGTTAGGAGTTCTCCAAAACAACACCATGAAGTATGGACACAGGCTACAGTTTGAGTGCAGCGACCCTAAACACGTTCTGAAGGGGAACCAGAGGTCGTCTGCTCAACCAATGGACAGTGGAGTCACTcctttccaatttgttgtggtaAATAGTATTTGTATTGATCTAACACATTGGGAAAATAATGCAACACAACCAAGTTATTTATTGTTTAAAGTAGATTTACAGTTATTTCCAACTCACACACAAAATTAAGCAAAATAAAGCATTTTGGAAACTAGGAAAGTTTCCTGGACTGCTATTCTTGCTGGGAAAAAAGCAGCTGGGTACATTAAATCACTAGTACTTTTATGACCTCACTCATGTCTTCCTAGAGCCCAAGGATTTCTGTGGACCACCTCCACATCTCATGAACGGCGACACGATGGGCCGTACCAGAGAATGTTACAGAAACAGAGAATCAGTTCATTATGAATGCCAGTCTTACTACACCCTTAATAGCCTTTCATCCTACAAGACGTGTCCTAGTGGGATCTGGATTGGAGAGATGGCATGCCTGAGTTAATTATATCTCTGAAACAACATTTGCCTGATTCATATCCAATCACTCGCTCACATCCCTATGCTATGCCCATGCTCACTCCCATTCACAGATCATGGTGGATTGTTGGGATCAATTCCCTTTCAAAGCCCCTCTGTGATCTCTGACTAGCCAGGGGAGATAATAAGGGCCTAGGGATTGGAGTGAGGGAGCAAATTGGAACGGGGCCCAACTGTAATGCCACCTGATCTTCAGGACATTTTCACACACTGATTCCTGTACCATCTTCTCGTTTCAGAAACCTGCACTGTGGATGAACAGCTAATGAACACACAGAAAATCCAATTCATGCATCCTCAGAAAGATCAAACTAAACACTATGTCACACATGTGGACTATATCACTTTTAAGTGTGCTGCTCATAGTAGACTTAGCCCAGGAAGTGTTGATTTTCGTCAGCAGTGTATACATGGGGTCATGAACTTGCCTCATTGCCAATAGTGGCTTCAGCTCACGGGAAGAGATGGCCACTGGCTTGTTGGACAAACATGTCAATGAATAACCCCTGTCAATAGTTTTCTTAAATTATTTTCAGCTTCATGATTGTCCAACATTAAAGTGCCTCTGATTCTAATTTAATTTAATAAAATCTAATCTATTCTAATCGAATCTAGTCTACTCTAATCTACTCTTATACAATGTACTCTAATCTAAACGAATCTAGTCTACTCTAATCTAAACAAATCTACTCTAATCTAATATTTATTATTTTAATTGTTCCCTGGAATATTATCCCACACACCATCAAGCCTTCTCATCCCACTGGACACAGACGCCAaatcaacatctattccacgttggttcaatttAATTtcaatgacatggaaacaacgttgattcaaccagtgtgtgcccagtgggaagttaGTGGTGCTGGGATTGACATGATCAAAGTTCACTATAAAGATACATAAcgtattttttttacaatatcAAAGCAGCCAGACAATATCTAGTAAAATGTCCTTGTGTTCCTTGCCAAGTATTTCAACTGCATCATCGTTGCTGAGTGTCATAGATGTGTTCTTTGCATTCTACACATTGAGGCAGGAACATTGACCTTCAATTCTCATATGCAAGAAAAAGTTAAATGTAACATTGTGTGTTTTGTTGAGTTGGTAGGTTAATGTGGGGTAAACCCTGGCATGCTCTCAAGGTGTAGAAGTCAATAAAACATTAACTTTAAATCGATTTTGGCCCTCCCATTTTGCCCCTGGAAAATACGGCTTGACGGGAAAAGGTTGTCTTGCTGGAACAAACATTAGCTATGTCAATAGACAGTAAACAGACAGGTTTATGTCAGTACAGATTTGTTCAGCATATTTGGTGATTCATCAATGACCTTACAAATGGAGCTTATCATCATTACAATCAACATTCAAAGTATTTGCTACCTGTCTAAATGTCTTTCTATCTCTAAACCTATGCACTTCAGATTAGATATGTCTCTATATGGCTGACCAAATGATTTGCACTtttaaatttgttttgatttgctCAATTAATTAATAGACTGAACCAATGCAGTTCCTACATTGAGCATTTTCCTCAGTGTTTCCCCTCCCCGCAATGTAGGTTTGATTGAATTCTAGTATTTTGGGTCAGTCCCCCTGGACAGTGGTTCTCTTCAGTGCTCCCTGGGGGCTGGAACTCTGTAGACAAACATTAACTTTGGGATAGACACTGTTTATTTATGTTCTATTCCTTCCATTTTTACTGCATCTACTATTTGATCAACATGAAATCATCTCTGACTCTGCTGTGTCTGGTGGTATGGCTGAATGTGGATGCTTCATCAGCTCAGACTGGTAAGGATGTGTTTTCCTTCACTTTCTCACATGCTTCTAGTTCCCACATT
Proteins encoded:
- the LOC106560549 gene encoding LOW QUALITY PROTEIN: complement factor H (The sequence of the model RefSeq protein was modified relative to this genomic sequence to represent the inferred CDS: deleted 2 bases in 1 codon; substituted 1 base at 1 genomic stop codon) — protein: MFYFFHLYCIYHLINMKSSLTLLCLVVWLNVDASSAQTEVKCNLSLPPTRGTSYTPAGRNLFLPDERLTVTCTSGFWNFFSRRTEDIITCKEDGEWSSSTDCELTTCGDPRDPLVSSPYRWQRGQLGGTQHYSCRTGFKTTNARGVATCTSDGSWTPDPLCEEITCDKPDILNAVIKDPKTRYKINDPLTYECKMNYELLHSTARPTATCTTNGWTQTHGCKEIEGACINPPVMNGFIVQSNERNVDPRKRKIYYSCNVGFKPSTGGWWGEATCTEGTWSGILECIDQSQCGRIPVIPNTKKVPHSEVYNNKQTVTIDCKDGYTSEKMTIKCKDGEWQTPLPACKPQGVPCDPPPKVENAIVKIPYQNKYIEGFEVNYECRKSFXNRGTKKLTCENGSWTTSPPTCKQYCGKTEGTGRRMEIPEQGLERYENGNQIDYKCISPYKGPGGKATCKNGEWHMPIECKASCPDPPPMSNGDLLYFLPLVISAYWT